CCGCCGCTCCGGACTTCGACGCGCAGGCGCTCGACGGCGCCGCGATCCGCTTGGTCTTCAAGGACCGGGCCGAGGCGATGAAGGAGCATGTCGCCGACCGGCTCCATCAGGTGAAGGACAATTGGGCGTTCCTGGTCGAGGAACATACCACCTCGAAGCGCGCGGGCCTCTATGCGCGCGTCTATGCGGACACCACCGATCTGCTCCGCGTCGATCCCGACAATGTCGAAGGTCGGGCCTATTGGGCGGACATCAATTACACGCCGGCCAATCTGCCCCCCGTCACTTTGCCCGCCATCCCGGCCGGCGTCCCGGCCTGGGCCGCGCGCCAGTTGCAGGATCTCGCCGCCACGCGCCGCTTCGTCGACTGGTGGATCGACGAGCGGCAGGTGCCCTATGGCGATTTCGGCGGCGGCATTTCCGACGATAACGATCTCACCCAGCAATGGCCGGGCCTCGCTCTGATGGGAGTCCAGCCGGACAAGATCAACGCGTCGCTGCGCGCGCTCACCGAGGCCGCCTATCGCAACGGCATGCACACGAACGGCCTCGGCACGATCGAGACGGACGAGCTGCACGTCTATGAGGAAGCGCTCAACGCCGATGCCGAGCGCCTCTATCTGAACTGGGGTGAGCCCGTCGCTCTGGAGCGGCTGATGGCCACCGCCAAGGCGCTGCACCGCGTCGCGCTGGTGAATTCGGCGGGCCACCTCCACTTCGCCAGCAGCTGGTATGGCGGCCGCAAGATCTACCGGGACGATCCGTGGGCGTGGCAGAAGCCTTATGGCTTCCTGATCCTCCACGCGCCCGTTCTGCTCGGCCTCTACAATGCCAATCCGGATGCGCGCGGCCTCGTCACCGGGCTGATGGATGGCTGGATCGCGCACGGCAAGCAGTCCGCCGACGGCACGTGGTCCTTCCCGAACGAGATCAACTGGTATTCGGACAAGGAGCGCGTGGGCGACGGCGGCGGCGCCACCACCCCGCTCCAGCCCGCCTGGGCCGCGTGGCGCTATACCGGCGACGCGAAGTATCTCCGCCCCTTCTACGGCCGCATCGCCAAGAGCGGCCCGACCGGCCTCGCCGAGTTCAACGAGAATGCGTTCGATATCCTGCCCGAAGGCCCCTCGTGGCGGAAGGCGCTGGCGGGCAAGAAGGGCCCGGACGGCTTCTCTCGCTACGCGGCGTGGGCGCAGACCGGCGATCTGTCCCAGCTCGCCGCGCTCCACGAGGACAGCCTGCGCGACAAGCTCCAGCATCTCGACATGTACACGAACGGCCATTGGTGGTCCGATCGCGTCGACAGCCCGACCGACATTCTCCAGCGCGAGCGTCTTGGCGGCGTGGCGCTGCGGCGCGGCCTGATCTGGCCCGGAAATGCGGTCAGCTGGCGCTTCGCCGATCCGGCGGCGGCCGAGCAGGTCGCGATCCTGATGCCGGGCGCCACGCCCGATCGTCTGCGCGTGATCGCCTATAACAGCAGCGCCACGCCCCAGAAGGCGGTGATGACGGGCGGGAACGTCACGGCCGGCCAATGGAGCCTGAAGAGCGCCACCAGCACCGACGAGGGCAAGACGCTGAGCGGGTCCGGCTCCGACCGTCACGTGACGCTGGAGCGCGGCGCGGGCGTGGATCTCGTCTTCGCGCCGAACACCACCAGCGTCTTCGATCTCGCGCTGGAGACGCCGACCACGCCGGTCGCCGACCGCCCCGATCTCGGCATCGGCACGGACGATGTGGCGGTGAAGGGCCGCACGGTGACGGTCACGGTCCACAGCCTCGGTTCGCACGACGCCGTGGGCGGCAAGGCCGAGCTGGTCGGCGCGGACGGCAAGGTGCTGGCCAGCGCCGCCATCCCCACCCTCGCCGCCCCGCTGGACTTGTCACCCAAGACCGCCATCGTCCGGGTGACGCTCCCCTCCGGCGTCACGCCGAATACGGTCCGTGTGCGCCTCTCCCTGCCGCACAATGCGCCGGAAGTTACCCATAATAACAACGAGATACCGCTCCGGTGACGCCCACCCGCCGACAAATCCTGATAGGCCTTTCCGCCGTCACCTGCGCCACCCGCCTCCCCG
This DNA window, taken from Sphingomonas sp. AP4-R1, encodes the following:
- a CDS encoding LamG domain-containing protein; its protein translation is MIDRASSLFRIGIFSLSLAGLAAPVAAAPSAASAQAPDPTGLLFRLSADKDLVADVATGEAQPNFLSGVTITPDGAIGGAVRWPDEGYVAWKAPGNMQAQRGTLSFFWRARQPVGEAPFVLFRTGFADHTSWDMAFLRIDWNGHGFDAFVTDANLSRVRVSWTIPTPPTPEAWHHLAFAWDETVGVRLFWDGKEVASKLQKADLDSGLDQFGLAARIVSPHQVQSRYSFMRGSDFDEIRVYDRMLAGADVAALAAKGDPAPAPAPSDTAARQQAWLHRYGWDKASPPVLGDAVTRVRKVEFADAKDLKEWMWKGVDGIPETTWPGVYNRSRLPGRDDYFELPDWNVYVEGGKAYNLTVPAGESFNRIEIRGAAYGDLGWSADGKSYASLAKRPQGVVRSVTDLSDRKGGKLRFTNVMQEQPIQEIWAYDVAKGAEPEGTFKLSYKIDAAASPDLAILSDLNAFIAGRTAPDERSTVVAMPVGGARAAVGAGDASAAGTAVRAKGLSPIVHILIPAGFGEAPPGRPFARAWAYGWQNIHDGLDGIAIDIPALKLKPRPDGLIPLNIKVKDPIWPGRDMIDLSVSVRPNEKRTLWLDLRDRILSNDSLYLTIASAAPDFDAQALDGAAIRLVFKDRAEAMKEHVADRLHQVKDNWAFLVEEHTTSKRAGLYARVYADTTDLLRVDPDNVEGRAYWADINYTPANLPPVTLPAIPAGVPAWAARQLQDLAATRRFVDWWIDERQVPYGDFGGGISDDNDLTQQWPGLALMGVQPDKINASLRALTEAAYRNGMHTNGLGTIETDELHVYEEALNADAERLYLNWGEPVALERLMATAKALHRVALVNSAGHLHFASSWYGGRKIYRDDPWAWQKPYGFLILHAPVLLGLYNANPDARGLVTGLMDGWIAHGKQSADGTWSFPNEINWYSDKERVGDGGGATTPLQPAWAAWRYTGDAKYLRPFYGRIAKSGPTGLAEFNENAFDILPEGPSWRKALAGKKGPDGFSRYAAWAQTGDLSQLAALHEDSLRDKLQHLDMYTNGHWWSDRVDSPTDILQRERLGGVALRRGLIWPGNAVSWRFADPAAAEQVAILMPGATPDRLRVIAYNSSATPQKAVMTGGNVTAGQWSLKSATSTDEGKTLSGSGSDRHVTLERGAGVDLVFAPNTTSVFDLALETPTTPVADRPDLGIGTDDVAVKGRTVTVTVHSLGSHDAVGGKAELVGADGKVLASAAIPTLAAPLDLSPKTAIVRVTLPSGVTPNTVRVRLSLPHNAPEVTHNNNEIPLR